Part of the Verrucomicrobiia bacterium genome is shown below.
CGGCGCGTGCGTTGAGCATGGAACCGAGCCCGAAACCAATCGCGACTGCGACGAGGCAGAGAATCAGCGAGAGCGCGATGTTTCCGCTGGCGGCGAGCCAGTGCCGATGCTGCAGGAGTTCCAACGTTTGCAGGCTGAACGCCGAGAAAGTGGTGAACCCGCCGCAAACTCCTGCCATGAGGAACTGGCGCATGCTGGGAGTCAACGCCGTCCGCCCTTCCGCAACCGCGAACGACGCGAGGATTCCAATGGCGAACGAGCCGAGAACATTCACT
Proteins encoded:
- a CDS encoding CrcB family protein, producing VNVLGSFAIGILASFAVAEGRTALTPSMRQFLMAGVCGGFTTFSAFSLQTLELLQHRHWLAASGNIALSLILCLVAVAIGFGLGSMLNARAA